TTTAACTGATGAATCCATAGAAGATTTAGTGTCAAAATATAAAGATTCAAATTATGGTACATTCAAAGCTGATTTAGCACAGGTCGTTAAAGATTTCCTTACAGATTTTCAAGCAAAATATAACGACTTCTATAATTCAGATGAATTGGATAACATATTAGATGGTGGTAGAGACAAAGCGCATAAAGCTTCATTCAAAACATTAAAGAAAATGGAAAAAGCAATGGGCTTAGGGCGCAAAAGATAACAAATACTAAGAGGCAAACAATTTTTAAAGTTTGCCTCTTTTTTAATTTAAAAACCCTTCGAGAATTTCTCGAAGGGTCATTTTAATTATTTATCTTTTTTCTTTTTACCTGTTTTTCTATCGATGCTTCTATCAATGTAAGCACCTTTTAGTGAAGTATCTCCACCTATTTTATGATAAATAATACCTTTAACTTGAGGATTAGTTAAGTGCGCTTGTCCTTGTTGGAAAATAGGCGCTACAGGAGCTTCACTTAAATAATAAGTTTCAGCTTCTTTTAACGTTTTATCTCTTTCATCTGGTTTTTTCAATAATTTTCCATTGGCATCTTTAATCATTTTATCGTATTTTTTACTGCCCCATCCGGTATTATTTTGTGAATTACCAGTAGTCATAATATTTAGGAAAGTTAGTGGATCTGCATAGTCAGGTCCCCAACCCGACAGTGTTGTTTCATAATTACCTGATAATTCAGCACTAATTCTTTGTTTACCAGGCATTTGCTTAATTTTTACAGTTACACCAGGTAGATTTTTTTGAATTTGGCTTTTTAAATATTCAGAACCAACTTTGTCAGATGGTGTTTCATTCGTATTTAAAGTAAATACAAATTTATCTTTACCTAGAGCTTTTTTAGCTTTATCAAGGTGTTCTCTTGCCTGCTGTGGATTATATTGTAATTTAGACTTAACTCCATCAGAATAATCCTTACCATCAGGAGATAAGAATGTCTTTCTTGCTGTGAATTTATCCATAGTTTGAGAACCATTATTCAATACATCATCAACATATTCCTTTTTATTAATTGCTTGTGATATTGCTAATCTGAAATCTTTATTTTTAAATTCTGGAACTTTATCTTGGTTCATTTTAATAAACCAAGTAAATGCAAGTAAACGTTTTTTCAGTGCGGGGCTATCTTTATATTTATCTACTTGTTCAGAAGTAATTGCTGTATCATCTACCGAACCAGTATCATATAACGACGCTCCTGATTGACTATCTTTTATAATCTTATAATTCACTTTATTTAGATGAACTTTTTTATTATCCCAATAATCATTGTTTTTAACCATTAATAGTTTATCTTCTGGTGACCACTGTTTCACTTTAAATGGCCCATTAAATACAGTTTTTTCAGGTGTTGTTCCATATTTATCACCATATTTTTTTACTGCTTTTGGATTTTGAGGTAAAAAAGTTCCAAAAGCTAATAATTCATTTATATATGGTATAGGTTTCTCTAACTGTATTTTTAATGTATGATTATTTACTGCTTTTACACCTAAATCATTCATTTTTTTCTTACCCATATTAATATCCTCTGCATTTTTAATATCGTACATTATGTATGCATATTCAGATGCAGTTTTAGGATTTAACACTCTTTTCCATGCGTATACAAAGTCATTTGCAGTTACTTGGTCTCCATTAGACCATTTGGCATCTTTACGAAGTTTAATAGTTAAAGTTTTACCACCATCACTTTTTTTAGGTTCACCTTCAGCTATGGCTGGTTTTGCTTGATCATTTTTATCCAAAGTATATAATCCTTCATAAACTTGATTAAACACATCAAATGTAACATTATCTGTAGCATGTGCTGTATCAAAAGTTGTCATGTCTTGCGTTAGAACTTTACGTAATACTTGTCCGTCTCCATTATATGTACTTGATTTACCATTACCACATGCTGTTAATACCATGAGAATCGCGAT
The genomic region above belongs to Staphylococcus durrellii and contains:
- a CDS encoding peptide ABC transporter substrate-binding protein — protein: MKYKFTKIVAFLIAILMVLTACGNGKSSTYNGDGQVLRKVLTQDMTTFDTAHATDNVTFDVFNQVYEGLYTLDKNDQAKPAIAEGEPKKSDGGKTLTIKLRKDAKWSNGDQVTANDFVYAWKRVLNPKTASEYAYIMYDIKNAEDINMGKKKMNDLGVKAVNNHTLKIQLEKPIPYINELLAFGTFLPQNPKAVKKYGDKYGTTPEKTVFNGPFKVKQWSPEDKLLMVKNNDYWDNKKVHLNKVNYKIIKDSQSGASLYDTGSVDDTAITSEQVDKYKDSPALKKRLLAFTWFIKMNQDKVPEFKNKDFRLAISQAINKKEYVDDVLNNGSQTMDKFTARKTFLSPDGKDYSDGVKSKLQYNPQQAREHLDKAKKALGKDKFVFTLNTNETPSDKVGSEYLKSQIQKNLPGVTVKIKQMPGKQRISAELSGNYETTLSGWGPDYADPLTFLNIMTTGNSQNNTGWGSKKYDKMIKDANGKLLKKPDERDKTLKEAETYYLSEAPVAPIFQQGQAHLTNPQVKGIIYHKIGGDTSLKGAYIDRSIDRKTGKKKKDK